One window of Hymenobacter sp. BRD128 genomic DNA carries:
- the lpdA gene encoding dihydrolipoyl dehydrogenase → MALQFDLVVIGSGPGGYVAAIRAAQLGLKVGVVERESLGGICLNWGCIPTKALLKTAQVYEYLLHAQDYGLSVGQPGFDFGAIIKRSRGVADGMSKGINFLFKKNKIEVVNGTGKLLAPGKVEVTKADGTTETVEAKSIILATGARARQLPNLPIDDKKIIGYRKAMTPDSLPKSMVVVGSGAIGVEFAYFYRSLGTEVTIVEYLPRIVPVEDEEVSRQMEKSYRKLGINILTSAEVTKVDTSGAGCNVFIKTAKGEQQIACDVVLSAVGVQTNLENIGLEELGIKTEKGRVLVDNFYQTSVPGIYAIGDIIPGPALAHVASAEGIICVEKITGHNPEPLNYQNIPGCTYAQPEIASVGLTEAEAKAKGYDIRVGKFPFSASGKASAAGAKDGFVKVIFDKKYGEWLGAHMIGANVTEMIAEVVVARKLETTGHEIIKSVHPHPTMSEAIMEAAAAAYDEVIHL, encoded by the coding sequence GGGCTGCATCCCCACTAAAGCCCTGCTCAAAACCGCCCAGGTGTACGAGTACCTCCTGCACGCGCAGGACTACGGCCTCAGCGTGGGCCAGCCGGGCTTCGACTTCGGGGCCATCATCAAGCGCAGCCGGGGCGTGGCCGACGGCATGAGCAAGGGCATCAACTTCCTGTTTAAAAAGAATAAAATCGAGGTCGTAAACGGAACCGGCAAGCTGCTGGCCCCCGGCAAGGTGGAAGTGACCAAGGCCGATGGCACCACCGAAACCGTGGAGGCCAAGAGCATTATCCTGGCTACCGGTGCCCGCGCCCGCCAGCTGCCCAACCTGCCCATTGATGACAAAAAAATAATCGGCTACCGCAAGGCCATGACCCCCGACAGCCTGCCCAAAAGCATGGTGGTGGTGGGCTCGGGCGCCATCGGCGTCGAGTTTGCCTACTTCTACCGCTCGCTCGGCACCGAGGTCACCATCGTGGAGTACCTGCCGCGCATCGTGCCCGTCGAGGACGAGGAAGTATCGCGCCAGATGGAGAAATCTTACCGCAAGCTGGGCATCAACATCCTCACCAGCGCCGAGGTAACGAAAGTGGACACCAGCGGAGCGGGCTGCAATGTCTTTATCAAAACGGCCAAGGGCGAGCAGCAGATTGCCTGCGACGTGGTGCTGAGCGCAGTGGGCGTGCAAACCAACCTCGAAAATATCGGTCTCGAAGAACTCGGCATCAAGACCGAGAAGGGCCGCGTGCTGGTCGATAACTTCTACCAGACCAGCGTGCCCGGCATCTACGCCATCGGCGACATCATTCCGGGCCCGGCGCTCGCCCACGTGGCCTCGGCCGAGGGTATTATCTGCGTCGAGAAAATCACGGGCCACAATCCCGAGCCGCTCAACTACCAGAACATTCCCGGCTGCACCTACGCCCAGCCCGAAATTGCCAGCGTGGGCCTCACCGAGGCCGAAGCCAAAGCCAAGGGCTACGACATCCGGGTCGGCAAATTTCCCTTCTCGGCCTCGGGCAAAGCCTCGGCCGCCGGCGCCAAAGACGGCTTCGTGAAGGTGATTTTCGATAAGAAATACGGCGAGTGGCTAGGGGCCCATATGATTGGGGCCAACGTGACCGAGATGATTGCCGAAGTGGTAGTAGCCCGCAAGCTCGAAACCACCGGCCACGAGATTATTAAGTCGGTGCACCCCCACCCCACCATGAGCGAGGCCATCATGGAGGCCGCCGCCGCCGCCTACGATGAGGTAATTCACTTATAA
- a CDS encoding YceI family protein: protein MKKILMPAMLGAALLAAPATFALTAPSAPASETAKVVPYKVQPQLSTLGWEGKAVTHGHVGTMQFTGGELQVNGSQIVGGTVTVDMKSMKATDITDPANHTKFVGHMSSDDFFGVEKYPTSTFKITSVKPIAGAAANADNATITGDLTIKGVTQQISFPAKVGVKNGVAAATGKVTIDRTKFGLKYGSKTFFDSIGDKAIYDTFDLTFNVVAKQG, encoded by the coding sequence ATGAAAAAGATTTTAATGCCCGCTATGCTCGGCGCTGCCCTGCTCGCTGCCCCCGCCACGTTTGCCCTGACGGCCCCCTCGGCGCCGGCCAGTGAGACCGCCAAGGTAGTACCTTACAAAGTACAGCCGCAGCTCAGCACCCTGGGCTGGGAAGGCAAAGCCGTGACGCACGGCCACGTGGGCACCATGCAGTTTACGGGCGGCGAGCTGCAAGTAAACGGCAGCCAGATAGTGGGCGGCACCGTAACCGTGGATATGAAGTCGATGAAAGCCACCGACATCACCGACCCGGCCAACCACACCAAGTTTGTGGGCCACATGAGCAGCGATGACTTCTTCGGCGTGGAGAAATACCCCACTTCGACGTTCAAAATCACCAGCGTGAAGCCGATTGCCGGCGCTGCCGCCAACGCCGACAACGCCACCATCACCGGCGACCTGACCATCAAGGGGGTGACGCAGCAAATCAGCTTTCCGGCCAAAGTAGGCGTGAAAAACGGCGTAGCCGCCGCCACCGGTAAAGTGACCATCGACCGCACCAAATTCGGTCTGAAGTACGGCTCGAAAACCTTCTTCGACAGCATCGGCGACAAAGCCATCTACGACACGTTCGACCTGACGTTCAACGTAGTAGCCAAGCAAGGCTAG
- a CDS encoding MarR family winged helix-turn-helix transcriptional regulator, producing MRLEDEIKQPSFQSEGQKAYLNILFTSGWLSLRQAAAFRPYGLTLPQFNVLRILRGQHPKPATVALLIDRMLDKTSNASRIVDKLEEKKLVTRTVCPANRRAVDIRITEAGLALLHEIDESGLTAFRQHGPEALSDEELRQLNNLLDKLRA from the coding sequence GTGCGCCTCGAAGACGAAATAAAGCAACCCTCTTTCCAAAGTGAAGGCCAAAAAGCTTACCTGAATATTCTGTTCACGTCGGGCTGGCTGTCGCTGCGCCAGGCGGCCGCCTTCCGGCCCTATGGCCTTACGCTGCCGCAATTTAATGTGCTGCGCATCTTGCGTGGCCAGCATCCCAAGCCGGCCACCGTGGCTTTGCTCATCGACCGCATGCTGGATAAGACCAGTAACGCCTCACGCATCGTGGACAAGCTGGAGGAAAAAAAGCTCGTGACGCGCACCGTGTGCCCGGCCAACCGCCGCGCCGTGGACATTCGCATTACCGAGGCGGGGCTAGCCCTGCTGCACGAGATTGACGAAAGTGGCCTGACTGCTTTTCGCCAGCACGGCCCCGAGGCGCTGAGCGATGAGGAGCTTCGGCAACTGAATAACCTGCTCGATAAGCTTCGGGCCTGA
- a CDS encoding DUF6799 domain-containing protein — MRFSSYLAATLLGAALSLTTLSSRAQSGGTPIRPNRNAQFVFRNGEVVQRLGTQITPLAQNIRLPNGTKINVKSGIVEFPGGKITSLHENDYINAEGGIVFSTPQSAAAARGDNSVDANAKYDKYVQVGTAPTTITADAPNEREQLLMQKIELLNRKVTLLQQTHPNPPSTDAVDRQLQDLDAKIKAMK, encoded by the coding sequence ATGCGCTTTTCTTCTTACCTCGCTGCCACCCTGCTAGGGGCCGCTTTATCGCTAACCACGCTCAGCAGCCGGGCGCAATCGGGCGGCACGCCCATTCGCCCTAACCGCAACGCGCAGTTTGTGTTTCGCAATGGGGAGGTGGTGCAGCGCCTGGGCACTCAAATAACGCCCCTGGCCCAGAATATCCGGCTGCCCAACGGCACGAAAATCAACGTCAAGAGTGGCATTGTGGAGTTTCCGGGCGGCAAGATTACCAGCCTGCACGAAAACGACTATATCAACGCCGAGGGCGGCATCGTATTCAGCACACCGCAGAGCGCGGCGGCCGCACGCGGCGATAACTCAGTGGATGCCAACGCCAAATACGACAAGTACGTGCAGGTAGGCACCGCGCCTACTACCATCACGGCCGACGCGCCCAACGAGCGCGAGCAACTACTGATGCAGAAGATAGAGCTGCTCAACCGCAAGGTGACACTCTTGCAGCAAACTCATCCCAACCCGCCCAGCACCGACGCCGTGGACCGGCAACTGCAAGACCTAGATGCGAAAATCAAAGCCATGAAATAG
- a CDS encoding dipeptide epimerase: MTTWTLTTHELPLNYVWKISRNASTTKTNLVLQATQAGTSGQGEAAPNVRYGESPALLQAQFEDLLAHGLAQADTLPDLTALLAARPVAHALRFALESALTHCLAARAGQPVWQWLGVPAPGRRVATAFTLPIMAPGEVAGFIAEHRAERFRLLKVKVDQAGGLDLLRAVAAAVPNRALLVDGNEAWPDADSLLRFLEQAAAVPGLRMQLLEQPLPAACADDYRYLYPRVGLPLLADESVTDEADFEEIARQFHGVNVKLMKAGGYQRGIELLRQTRAHGLLPMLGCMVETSLGIWSALQVSALADVHDLDGILVVRDEPFHLVREENGELLENENGSRLR, encoded by the coding sequence ATGACCACCTGGACCCTGACTACCCACGAGCTGCCGCTGAACTACGTGTGGAAAATCTCCCGCAATGCCTCTACTACCAAAACCAACCTCGTGCTGCAAGCCACCCAGGCCGGCACCAGCGGCCAGGGCGAGGCGGCCCCCAACGTGCGCTACGGCGAGTCGCCGGCCCTGCTGCAAGCCCAGTTTGAGGACCTGCTGGCCCACGGCCTGGCGCAGGCCGACACCTTGCCCGACCTCACGGCGCTGCTAGCGGCCCGGCCCGTGGCCCACGCCCTGCGCTTCGCGCTCGAGTCGGCCCTCACGCACTGCCTGGCCGCCCGCGCCGGGCAGCCGGTGTGGCAGTGGCTAGGGGTGCCGGCGCCCGGCCGCCGGGTAGCCACGGCATTTACGCTGCCCATTATGGCGCCGGGCGAGGTGGCGGGCTTCATTGCCGAGCACCGCGCCGAGCGCTTTCGGCTGCTGAAAGTGAAGGTGGACCAGGCCGGCGGCCTCGACCTGCTGCGCGCCGTGGCCGCCGCCGTGCCCAATCGCGCGCTGCTCGTGGATGGCAACGAGGCTTGGCCCGATGCCGATAGCCTGCTGCGCTTTCTGGAGCAGGCCGCCGCCGTGCCTGGCCTGCGCATGCAATTGCTCGAGCAGCCGCTGCCCGCCGCCTGCGCCGACGACTACCGCTACCTCTACCCGCGCGTGGGCCTGCCGCTGCTGGCTGACGAGTCGGTAACTGATGAGGCTGATTTTGAAGAGATAGCCCGGCAGTTTCACGGCGTCAACGTGAAGCTGATGAAGGCCGGTGGCTACCAGCGCGGTATCGAGCTGCTGCGCCAGACGCGCGCCCACGGCTTGCTGCCCATGCTGGGCTGCATGGTCGAAACCTCGCTCGGCATCTGGTCGGCGCTGCAAGTGAGCGCCCTGGCCGATGTGCACGACCTTGATGGCATCCTGGTGGTGCGCGATGAGCCCTTCCACCTGGTGCGCGAAGAAAACGGCGAGCTGCTGGAAAACGAAAACGGCAGCCGCCTTAGGTAA
- a CDS encoding dicarboxylate/amino acid:cation symporter translates to MKFSRSAALAGLLILLAAALTYWAITQAPPVGMPARSQVGQGADTLATAARWLALGALAWVVAPRRSLTGWIVLAMLVGIELGHDAPAVALNLKVLSDAFLRLVKTIIAPLVFATLVVGIAGHANLKQVGRMGLKALVYFEVVTTFALFIGLAAINFTKAGVGIKHTAIAEKADALAVAAPQTVADIILHIFPENIAKSVAEGQVLQVVVFAIIFAIGLALTPEKPRRVMLAFCESLSEVMFKFTNVVMYFAPLGVGGAMAYTVAKLGFGPLLNAFQLLLTLYGALIGFVLLVLLPVALLMRIPLRRFVAAVAEPVSIAFATTSSEAALPRAMEAMESIGVPRRIVAFVMPTGYSFNLDGTTLYLSLAAVFVAQAAGVHLSFGDQMLLVFTLMLTSKGVAGVPRASLVILLATLPSFNLPAWPVFIILGIDALMDMARTAVNVLGNCLASAVVARWEGEFIDNYEAPTELLAPEPAGPAGH, encoded by the coding sequence ATGAAGTTTTCCCGCTCGGCCGCGCTGGCCGGTTTGCTTATTTTATTAGCCGCCGCGCTCACGTATTGGGCGATTACTCAGGCACCACCCGTAGGGATGCCTGCGCGTAGCCAAGTGGGTCAAGGAGCTGATACCCTAGCCACGGCCGCCCGCTGGCTCGCCCTAGGGGCATTGGCCTGGGTCGTGGCCCCGCGCCGCTCGCTCACCGGCTGGATAGTGCTGGCTATGCTGGTCGGCATCGAGCTGGGCCACGATGCCCCGGCCGTGGCCCTGAACCTGAAAGTGCTGAGCGACGCCTTTTTGCGCCTCGTCAAAACGATTATCGCCCCGCTGGTATTTGCGACGCTAGTAGTGGGCATTGCGGGCCACGCCAACCTCAAGCAGGTAGGCCGCATGGGCCTTAAGGCGTTGGTTTACTTTGAGGTAGTGACTACCTTTGCGCTGTTTATCGGGCTAGCGGCCATCAACTTTACCAAGGCCGGCGTAGGCATCAAGCACACCGCCATTGCCGAGAAGGCCGACGCGCTGGCCGTGGCCGCGCCCCAGACGGTGGCCGACATCATCCTGCACATCTTCCCCGAAAACATTGCCAAGTCGGTAGCCGAGGGGCAGGTGCTGCAAGTGGTGGTGTTCGCCATCATTTTCGCTATCGGCCTGGCGCTCACGCCCGAAAAGCCCCGCCGCGTGATGCTGGCCTTCTGCGAAAGTCTGTCGGAGGTAATGTTCAAGTTCACCAACGTGGTCATGTACTTCGCGCCGCTAGGGGTAGGCGGGGCAATGGCCTACACCGTAGCCAAGCTGGGCTTCGGGCCGCTGCTCAACGCGTTTCAGCTGCTGCTCACGCTGTACGGCGCGCTCATCGGCTTTGTGCTGCTGGTGCTGCTGCCGGTGGCGCTGCTCATGCGCATTCCGCTGCGGCGCTTTGTGGCGGCGGTGGCCGAGCCGGTGAGCATTGCGTTTGCCACCACCAGCAGCGAGGCCGCCCTGCCCCGCGCCATGGAGGCGATGGAAAGCATCGGGGTGCCGCGCCGCATCGTGGCCTTCGTGATGCCCACGGGCTACTCGTTTAACCTCGATGGCACGACACTCTACCTGTCGCTGGCGGCGGTGTTTGTGGCGCAGGCGGCGGGCGTGCACCTGTCGTTTGGCGACCAGATGCTGCTCGTGTTCACGCTCATGCTCACCAGCAAAGGCGTGGCGGGCGTGCCCCGCGCCTCGCTCGTTATCCTGCTCGCTACCTTGCCGTCGTTTAATCTGCCGGCCTGGCCGGTGTTCATCATCCTGGGCATCGACGCGCTCATGGACATGGCCCGCACGGCCGTGAACGTGCTCGGCAACTGCCTGGCCTCGGCCGTGGTAGCGCGCTGGGAGGGCGAGTTTATCGACAACTACGAGGCGCCGACTGAGTTGCTAGCCCCCGAGCCGGCCGGGCCAGCCGGCCACTAG
- a CDS encoding GAF domain-containing protein, which translates to MPASAPVLSPAAAEALAPPPGTEPAPVAAGPAGFPFATRLSLEPLIAYWQTREQDANPGVAHLARAVMAQVQNMPCGRGPLDDIQTLAGCTEAVDTLMTAVFPPATRATAISGAVAPFQRQSFYYTSRFAEVLLSRDHIIKQPLNVDLATLEMQLTRMAYLLILVREYGAEVPEQGAFIFTVPDYRIGLYRHYGLSFDASFVHVLVVGDKPVLTPEQVQELVRNRHRLDLWRTLLPPEHFVFEGFQVLQLVDVTTQEILSELKYDLLERDVLQASDRLEQIQEKLRVLFARPALQLGIAAYDERKKAFVDFGRKINHSFLTKQLQSSQLEAEFRQLYNRLLRERRPLVLEDVATEPDIPEGLRQQILRMGINSAILALLPYGPDTVGLLEIGSPEANSLDEFDLELVNQFVPLFAVAVKRNAEDLETRIQSIIKEKFTAIHPTMEWRFNDAARRLLAKQEDGNRTAEMEPIVFEDVYPLHGSCDIRGSSVARNEAVQGDLIEHLTLANRVLKKASDFQQLPILDELKFYVTKNLRRLRQGIISGDEVSIYDSLRTEVEPLFEYLAQNNVELRPTIAAYWQQIDPRLGILYHRRRDFEESVTRLNDTISDYLDEEEEKAQQMFPHYFQRLKTDGVEHNIYVGGSLVQDKPFDLVFLKNLRLWQLLVMVEITRRTHAIKAELPVPLDTTQLILIHSQPLSIRFRQDERQFDVDGAYNIRYEIIKKRIDKATVLGTGERLTQPGQLALVYAQPREATEYIEYIDYLQDRNLLVPGVEELELEELQGVKGLLALRVTVKL; encoded by the coding sequence ATGCCTGCTTCTGCACCTGTTCTTTCGCCAGCCGCCGCCGAAGCCCTGGCCCCGCCGCCCGGTACCGAGCCAGCGCCGGTAGCTGCGGGACCGGCGGGCTTTCCGTTTGCCACGCGCCTAAGCCTGGAGCCGCTCATTGCCTACTGGCAGACCCGCGAGCAGGATGCCAACCCCGGCGTGGCGCACCTGGCCCGCGCCGTGATGGCGCAGGTGCAGAACATGCCCTGCGGCCGCGGCCCGCTCGATGATATTCAAACGCTTGCAGGCTGCACCGAAGCCGTTGATACGCTCATGACGGCCGTGTTTCCGCCGGCTACGCGGGCTACGGCCATCAGTGGGGCGGTGGCGCCGTTTCAGCGCCAGAGCTTTTACTATACGTCGCGCTTTGCGGAGGTACTGCTCAGCCGCGACCACATCATTAAGCAGCCGCTCAACGTGGACCTGGCCACGCTGGAAATGCAGCTGACGCGCATGGCCTACCTGCTCATCCTGGTGCGCGAATACGGGGCCGAAGTGCCTGAGCAGGGGGCATTTATCTTTACGGTGCCCGACTACCGCATCGGCCTCTATCGGCACTACGGGCTGAGCTTCGACGCGTCGTTTGTGCACGTGCTGGTGGTGGGCGACAAGCCCGTGCTTACGCCCGAGCAGGTGCAGGAGCTGGTGCGCAACCGCCACCGCCTCGACTTGTGGCGCACCCTGCTGCCGCCTGAACACTTTGTGTTTGAAGGCTTTCAGGTGCTGCAACTGGTAGATGTAACGACCCAGGAAATTCTTTCGGAGCTCAAGTACGACCTGCTGGAGCGCGACGTGCTGCAGGCCTCCGACCGCTTGGAGCAGATTCAGGAAAAGCTGCGGGTGCTGTTTGCCCGGCCGGCGCTGCAGCTGGGCATCGCGGCCTACGACGAGCGCAAGAAGGCCTTCGTGGACTTCGGCCGCAAAATCAACCACAGCTTTCTGACCAAGCAGCTCCAAAGCTCGCAGCTCGAAGCCGAATTTCGGCAGCTCTACAATCGCTTGCTGCGCGAGCGCCGCCCGCTGGTGCTCGAAGACGTGGCCACCGAGCCCGACATCCCGGAAGGCCTGCGCCAGCAGATTTTGCGCATGGGCATCAACTCGGCCATTCTGGCGCTGCTGCCCTACGGCCCCGACACGGTGGGCTTGCTCGAAATCGGCTCGCCCGAAGCCAATAGCCTGGATGAATTTGACCTAGAGCTGGTTAATCAGTTCGTGCCGCTGTTTGCGGTGGCCGTAAAGCGCAACGCCGAGGACCTGGAAACCCGCATTCAATCTATTATCAAGGAGAAGTTTACGGCCATCCACCCCACCATGGAGTGGCGCTTCAACGACGCCGCCCGGCGCCTGCTGGCCAAGCAGGAAGACGGCAACCGCACCGCCGAGATGGAGCCCATTGTGTTTGAGGACGTGTACCCGTTGCACGGCTCGTGCGACATCAGGGGCAGCAGCGTAGCCCGCAACGAGGCTGTGCAGGGCGACCTTATCGAGCACCTGACCCTAGCCAACCGGGTACTCAAAAAGGCGTCCGACTTTCAGCAGCTTCCCATCCTGGACGAGCTCAAGTTCTACGTTACCAAGAACCTGCGCCGGCTGCGCCAGGGTATTATCAGCGGCGACGAGGTGAGCATCTACGACTCGCTGCGCACCGAGGTAGAGCCGCTGTTTGAGTACCTGGCGCAGAATAACGTGGAGCTGCGCCCGACCATCGCGGCCTACTGGCAGCAGATAGACCCGCGCCTGGGCATTCTGTACCACCGCCGCCGCGACTTTGAGGAAAGCGTGACGCGCCTCAACGACACCATCAGCGACTACCTCGACGAGGAGGAGGAAAAGGCCCAGCAGATGTTTCCGCACTACTTCCAGCGGCTGAAAACCGACGGCGTGGAGCACAATATCTACGTGGGCGGCAGCCTGGTGCAGGACAAGCCTTTCGACCTGGTGTTTCTGAAGAATCTGCGCCTGTGGCAGCTGCTGGTGATGGTCGAAATCACGCGCCGCACCCACGCCATCAAGGCCGAGCTGCCGGTGCCGCTCGACACGACCCAGCTCATCCTCATTCACTCGCAGCCCCTGAGCATCCGCTTCCGGCAGGACGAGCGGCAATTCGACGTAGATGGCGCGTATAACATTCGCTACGAGATAATTAAAAAGCGCATCGACAAAGCCACGGTGCTTGGCACCGGCGAGCGCCTGACTCAACCCGGCCAGCTGGCCCTGGTGTATGCCCAGCCCCGCGAGGCTACCGAGTATATCGAATATATTGACTACCTGCAAGACCGTAACCTGCTGGTGCCTGGGGTAGAAGAGCTGGAGCTGGAAGAGCTGCAGGGCGTGAAAGGCCTGCTAGCCCTGCGCGTGACGGTGAAGCTGTAA